TAGCCATGGCCTTTGATAACGGCGGTGTGGCCACTGGCCCGATGTGCTCGACCTTTATCCTGTCCCTTTCGGTGGCTGTGGCGGGCGCGACTCCCGGCCGCAATCCGCTGCTGGACGGCTTTGGCGTTGTGGCACTGATCGCTCTTGCACCGATCCTGACAACCCTGCTTCTGGGCTTCTTTTATAAGCAGAAGGAGGCATACAGGAAAAGACAGTGCGAAAAGCAATCCCGTGATTCTTAACCGGTATTGACAGAAGATTTTAATCATATATAATATGTAGATTACTTAGCGAATGATGGAGGAAAAAATGGAAGACAGAAATAAAATTAAGACCGAACTGATTGTGGTGATTGTGGAAAAGGATATGTCCGGCGAGGTCATTGACGCTGCTAAACAGGGCGGCGCTGACGGAGCGACTGTCATGTACGGCCGCGGGTCTGGCATCCATGAGAACGCGCGGTTTTTCGGCATCACCATTGAACCGGAAAAGGAGATTGTTCTGATTCTGGTGGATGCGTCCATAAGGAACGCGGTACTCTGCTCGATCCAGCGGAAAATCGAAATCGACAAGCCGGGTATGGGCATCGCCTTTGTGCTGGATGTATCCAAGGTGATCGGCAGCCCGCATCTTAACCTGATGTCGGACATCGCAGATTAATTGCTTTTAAAGATACCCCAAAGGCGCTTATTTGCTCGATTTCTGAAGGATTCAAAAAACTTTGACACTTTTTTGATTAATTCGGTCATAAAAATTGACGTTTTTTTAACAACTTGATATAATAAAAAGGATAAGTACGACGCAGGAGGGGAGTGCAGAATGCAAACTTTTTCAAAAAGGGTATCGATGACAGTTGTTAAGCGTCTGCCCAAGTATTACCAGTATTTAACCGATTTACAGGATCAACATATTGAAAAAATCTCGTCTAAGGAGCTGGCGGCAATGATGGGGCTGACCGCCTCGCAGATCCGGCAGGATCTGAATTCC
The DNA window shown above is from Eubacterium limosum and carries:
- a CDS encoding P-II family nitrogen regulator, producing MEDRNKIKTELIVVIVEKDMSGEVIDAAKQGGADGATVMYGRGSGIHENARFFGITIEPEKEIVLILVDASIRNAVLCSIQRKIEIDKPGMGIAFVLDVSKVIGSPHLNLMSDIAD